In Aegilops tauschii subsp. strangulata cultivar AL8/78 chromosome 3, Aet v6.0, whole genome shotgun sequence, one genomic interval encodes:
- the LOC109748837 gene encoding uncharacterized protein — MAVYIRLDDAVRARLRGDGGGGTSSGSDHDASACLSDLVQAFLETDAAGGNGDDAAGPAPKGRDGYDSDDADGAAEAAAASVRERLDPPAAEDPFRIRLAAAVSAALDAEAPLRGHGAAFRRAVMRRLRAAGYDAGVCRSRWETCGNLTAGTYEYIDVVVPAAGKAARYIVDADFRAGLEVARATAEYAVVVAAVPAKAVVAREEAVGRAVRVAADAARRSLRAHGLHVPPWRKSRYMLAKWLGPYKRSPASGAMPTPGATGMDVIKCRAVGFFPSQTAAPAARIK; from the coding sequence ATGGCCGTGTACATCCGCCTCGACGACGCCGTGCGCGCGCGCCTCCgcggggacgggggcggcggcacCAGCAGCGGCAGCGACCACGACGCCTCCGCCTGCCTCTCCGACCTCGTCCAGGCCTTCCTCGAGACGGACGCCGCCGGCGGCAACGGCGACGACGCGGCCGGGCCGGCCCCGAAAGGGCGTGACGGGTACGACTCCGACGACGCGGACGGCGCCGCGGAGGCGGCCGCGGCGTCCGTGCGGGAGCGGCTCGACCCGCCGGCCGCGGAGGACCCCTTCCGGATCAGGCTGGCGGCCGCCGTGTCCGCGGCGCTGGACGCGGAGGCGCCGCTGCGGGGCCACGGCGCGGCGTTCCGGCGCGCGGTGATGCGGCGGCTGCGTGCCGCCGGGTACGACGCCGGCGTGTGCAGGTCGCGCTGGGAGACGTGCGGCAACCTGACGGCCGGGACATACGAGTACATCGACGTGGTCGTGCCGGCCGCGGGGAAGGCGGCGAGGTACATTGTGGACGCGGACTTCCGGGCCGGGCTGGAGGTCGCGCGCGCGACGGCAGAGTACGCGGTGGTCGTGGCCGCGGTGCCGGCCAAGGCGGTGGTCGCGCGGGAGGAGGCCGTGGGGCGCGCCGTGCGCGTGGCCGCCGACGCCGCGCGCCGGTCGCTCCGGGCGCACGGCCTCCACGTGCCGCCGTGGCGCAAGAGCCGCTACATGCTCGCCAAGTGGCTCGGGCCCTACAAGCGGTCGCCGGCGTCCGGGGCAATGCCGACGCCCGGTGCCACCGGGATGGACGTCATCAAGTGCCGTGCCGTCGGGTTCTTCCCGTCCCAGACGGCCGCTCCGGCGGCGAGGATCAAGTAG